From one Marinobacter sp. LV10MA510-1 genomic stretch:
- a CDS encoding YqaJ viral recombinase family protein: MGMSEKVIQKQRPALRLVSTKDLSRDEWLKVRKQGIGSSDASAAIGINPYQSQLELWMVKTGRDASLPKPDSDDPSSPVYWGHVLEPIVAEQYSQQTGRKVRRVNAVLQHSDPDKHWMLANLDYSVAADDEVQILECKTAGEFGSRLWKEGVPDYIQCQVQHQLAVTGKQAADVCVLLCGQELKIYRIERNEELIDALVVLERQFWDFVETDTPPPTDGTDSADRALRHLYPVDKGETLDFSQSKDLSQAFDELLSIRSEMETLKSTESHLKQRIQGQMGEASKATFPSGSVSWKRSKDSVGLNTKKLLQDQPGLLNQYSITKSGSRRFLIQA, from the coding sequence ATGGGCATGAGTGAAAAAGTAATTCAGAAGCAGCGCCCAGCTTTGAGGCTGGTCTCTACAAAGGATCTCAGTCGAGATGAATGGCTGAAGGTGCGTAAGCAGGGCATAGGCAGTAGCGATGCCTCTGCAGCCATTGGCATAAACCCTTATCAATCCCAGCTTGAACTGTGGATGGTCAAAACCGGGCGGGATGCGAGCTTACCAAAGCCGGATTCCGACGACCCCAGCTCTCCGGTCTACTGGGGCCATGTTCTGGAGCCCATCGTAGCTGAGCAATACAGCCAGCAGACAGGCAGAAAGGTACGCCGAGTGAATGCGGTACTTCAGCACTCTGATCCGGATAAGCATTGGATGCTGGCGAACCTCGATTATTCCGTGGCTGCGGATGACGAAGTGCAGATCCTGGAATGTAAAACCGCCGGGGAGTTTGGTTCACGTCTTTGGAAAGAAGGCGTGCCGGACTACATCCAGTGCCAGGTACAGCACCAGCTGGCTGTGACTGGCAAGCAGGCGGCCGATGTCTGCGTGCTGTTGTGTGGGCAAGAGTTGAAAATCTACCGGATTGAGCGGAATGAAGAGCTCATTGACGCACTGGTGGTGCTTGAGCGCCAGTTCTGGGATTTCGTTGAAACGGATACACCGCCTCCTACAGACGGAACCGATTCTGCAGACCGTGCGTTGCGGCATCTGTACCCAGTGGATAAAGGGGAAACCCTGGACTTCAGCCAGAGCAAGGATCTGTCCCAGGCGTTTGACGAGCTTCTGTCCATTCGTTCAGAGATGGAAACCCTGAAATCCACCGAATCGCATTTGAAGCAGCGCATCCAAGGCCAAATGGGTGAAGCCTCAAAGGCTACCTTCCCAAGCGGGAGCGTCAGCTGGAAACGAAGCAAAGATTCCGTTGGGCTGAATACGAAGAAGCTGCTTCAGGATCAGCCAGGGCTCCTGAATCAATACTCAATCACCAAGTCGGGAAGCCGTCGGTTCCTCATTCAAGCATAA
- a CDS encoding hydrolase or metal-binding protein, which translates to MIKGLAITPPVLGRISIGRVIEKNGIRLPQKDNQFTITSQVQEKSGWIIHPIDEELRKDAPNGKLRTIPVSMLFNEADLNLRAEYTMFDRKSGRPMCVGNGDTCRRLTQSGVQSLPCPSPTLCEFGKGGLCKPYGRLNVKVGDDDDLGTFIFRTTGYNSIRTLAARLSYYQAVSGGLLAYMPLELKLRGKSTTQSRRTPIYYVDLVIKEGVPLQEAVAQAREKARQMKEEGVDQAALDAAAAKGFGNALFEYDEDEMTQVVEEFYPAAADDGPLDNSSVVSKLRKDLNSTKSASG; encoded by the coding sequence ATGATTAAAGGTTTAGCCATTACGCCCCCGGTGTTGGGGCGCATCAGCATTGGCCGGGTAATTGAGAAGAACGGTATCCGGCTACCGCAGAAAGACAATCAATTCACCATCACCTCCCAGGTACAGGAGAAAAGCGGATGGATTATCCACCCCATCGATGAAGAGCTACGAAAGGACGCGCCGAACGGCAAGCTGCGAACTATTCCGGTAAGCATGCTGTTCAACGAAGCGGATCTCAATCTGCGGGCGGAATACACCATGTTCGACCGGAAAAGCGGCCGCCCTATGTGTGTAGGTAATGGCGACACGTGCAGGCGTCTCACGCAGTCAGGAGTGCAGTCTTTGCCATGCCCCTCGCCAACTCTATGCGAGTTCGGCAAAGGTGGTCTGTGCAAGCCCTACGGGCGCCTGAACGTGAAGGTTGGCGACGACGATGACCTTGGGACGTTCATCTTCCGCACCACGGGTTATAACAGTATACGGACACTGGCGGCCAGGCTCAGCTATTACCAGGCTGTTTCGGGTGGCCTGCTGGCGTATATGCCGCTCGAATTAAAGCTACGAGGAAAAAGCACGACGCAAAGCCGGCGCACGCCAATTTACTACGTGGATTTGGTGATCAAGGAAGGGGTGCCATTGCAGGAGGCGGTTGCCCAGGCAAGAGAGAAAGCCAGACAGATGAAGGAGGAGGGCGTTGACCAAGCTGCTTTGGACGCAGCTGCTGCCAAGGGGTTTGGCAATGCGCTGTTTGAGTATGATGAAGATGAAATGACCCAAGTGGTTGAAGAGTTTTATCCTGCTGCGGCAGACGATGGCCCGCTGGATAATTCTTCTGTCGTATCAAAACTGCGGAAAGATCTGAACTCCACTAAGTCAGCTTCTGGATAG
- a CDS encoding DUF3800 domain-containing protein, producing MSDEETAEEEKEVDPKKIEKLEREKKELLASLSGGDFSKQKIKVAYILNLYPESRNSDITLTIKYWEIFQSDIYNPHGILPKDLFRLERMHYLVRARAKIQNEYNLFTPNTKVKRFRRKHEEEMSEAVLEDVKPRKLVHVYADETGKTQNYVIVSSVWVLTGRAVFTVSQAITSWQETSRWAKREVHFSKLGKQDLDTLKEYLGIIVKNREFLSFKSIAVEKARTKRSIEQVVEKLHEHMLLRGAEHEIESNRIGLPQKIEVTLDHEQSLDAITLDELKRRINDGYAAKYGEEVEVTQIETISSRNSPLVQLSDLVAGAINRKMNNAGDKNYKDEMADLVIHMLDLQFEQDKVEGLDVSALFKI from the coding sequence TTGAGCGATGAAGAAACGGCTGAAGAAGAAAAAGAGGTAGATCCGAAGAAAATTGAAAAGCTAGAACGTGAGAAAAAAGAGCTTTTAGCTTCTTTGTCTGGCGGTGATTTTTCGAAGCAGAAAATAAAAGTTGCTTATATTCTTAATTTATATCCCGAGTCGAGAAACAGTGACATAACGTTAACCATTAAATACTGGGAAATATTTCAGTCGGATATTTATAACCCACATGGAATTCTTCCCAAAGACTTGTTTCGTCTGGAGCGGATGCACTATCTCGTTCGTGCAAGAGCAAAAATACAAAATGAGTACAACCTCTTTACCCCGAATACGAAGGTAAAGCGTTTCCGAAGGAAACATGAAGAAGAAATGAGTGAAGCGGTATTGGAAGATGTAAAGCCAAGAAAGTTGGTGCATGTATATGCTGATGAAACAGGTAAAACTCAGAATTATGTGATCGTTTCTTCTGTATGGGTTTTGACCGGTAGAGCGGTATTTACCGTGAGCCAGGCAATTACTTCTTGGCAGGAAACATCTCGCTGGGCTAAAAGAGAAGTTCATTTTTCGAAGCTTGGGAAACAAGATCTAGATACACTAAAAGAATATCTAGGAATTATAGTTAAGAACAGAGAGTTTCTAAGTTTCAAATCTATTGCTGTAGAGAAAGCAAGAACAAAACGAAGTATAGAGCAGGTTGTAGAAAAGCTTCATGAGCACATGCTGTTACGTGGTGCGGAACACGAGATTGAGAGCAATCGAATAGGCCTTCCTCAGAAAATCGAGGTTACCCTTGATCATGAGCAGTCCTTGGATGCTATCACATTAGATGAGCTTAAACGGCGCATAAACGACGGATACGCTGCCAAATATGGAGAAGAGGTTGAGGTCACACAAATAGAAACTATATCTTCCAGAAACAGCCCTTTGGTACAGTTGTCCGACTTGGTGGCCGGTGCGATTAATCGGAAGATGAACAACGCTGGTGACAAAAACTATAAAGACGAAATGGCTGATCTGGTAATTCATATGTTGGATTTACAATTCGAACAAGATAAAGTTGAAGGATTGGATGTGTCAGCACTATTCAAAATATAG
- a CDS encoding MAE_28990/MAE_18760 family HEPN-like nuclease, whose amino-acid sequence MLQSISDFNSNINGLINHLKYERNCQLFFQAGVKKYNGNSDFEREFQSFVCKRIKPSLTASKVYSYKNGIISLYGFLERFVEDAILEYLREICRQAPDYASLPSAIKINHLDVSLDHISKIKRNRALSDIQRKLQLREAVKNMNDCLIAVPEYTINLDAFINHSSNFRYDSIHEIFFRIGVPGISNLCLNNDKLAIALSRKHSSAKSLDKKILTSSLIKELNDLAQRRNEIAHGARVDEIESPDLLEERIYIIKKYVNALNEILFNYVDGYIFKTIDKIELGIPSKAYGGMGVLEFEGLASEKSGRIAVGDKIFAVNNDSSNTMLSGSIISLRDQKGGVENLSYPCHEPFCIGVNFDLNSHILKRKIYVGQ is encoded by the coding sequence ATGCTTCAGTCTATATCCGACTTTAATTCAAACATTAATGGACTAATTAATCATCTTAAATACGAAAGGAATTGCCAGTTATTTTTTCAAGCAGGGGTAAAAAAATACAACGGAAATAGTGATTTCGAGCGGGAGTTTCAATCTTTCGTTTGTAAAAGAATAAAGCCTTCTTTAACAGCATCAAAAGTTTACTCATATAAAAATGGAATTATATCTTTATATGGCTTTCTTGAGCGTTTTGTTGAAGATGCCATTCTTGAGTATCTGAGGGAAATTTGCCGTCAAGCTCCAGATTATGCTTCACTTCCCTCTGCCATAAAAATAAATCATTTAGATGTTTCTCTTGATCATATTTCTAAAATAAAGAGAAATCGTGCCCTTTCAGATATTCAAAGAAAGCTGCAGCTTAGAGAAGCAGTCAAGAATATGAATGACTGCCTCATTGCGGTACCTGAATACACGATAAATTTAGATGCCTTTATTAATCATAGTTCGAATTTTAGATACGATTCGATTCATGAGATTTTTTTCAGGATTGGGGTTCCTGGAATATCAAATCTCTGTTTAAATAATGATAAATTGGCTATCGCATTATCTAGAAAACATTCTTCAGCAAAATCGCTTGACAAAAAAATATTAACCTCATCATTAATAAAAGAACTAAATGACCTTGCGCAACGACGAAACGAAATAGCTCATGGGGCTCGGGTTGACGAAATTGAATCTCCAGATCTCCTCGAAGAGAGGATTTATATCATTAAAAAATACGTAAATGCTTTGAACGAAATTCTGTTTAACTATGTGGATGGCTACATATTTAAAACAATAGATAAAATAGAACTGGGAATACCAAGTAAAGCATATGGTGGAATGGGCGTTCTTGAGTTTGAGGGGCTAGCCTCAGAAAAATCGGGAAGAATTGCTGTTGGAGATAAGATCTTCGCCGTTAACAACGATAGCTCAAATACAATGTTGTCTGGAAGCATAATATCGTTAAGAGATCAAAAAGGTGGCGTTGAGAATCTATCTTACCCATGTCATGAACCTTTCTGCATTGGAGTAAACTTTGATCTCAATTCCCATATTTTGAAAAGAAAAATATACGTAGGACAGTAG
- a CDS encoding DUF262 domain-containing protein, with product MSLFDGEKIGTNTLVSQITKMTDEEINAKYRDGEIRIVTEQARYPLNTISSMVHSESYKMNPEYQRRHRWTNEKRSSLIESLIMNVPIPPIFLYEYEYSSYEVMDGLQRLTAISSFYDDDFCLEGLTRWPELNGKKYSELPKLIKQGVDRRYISSIILLHETAKTSEEAENLKQMVFDRINSGGEKLTAQEKRNANFDGRLNRLCIKLSENNDLCKTWGIPLEDGNPDKIHSKRAENKLFKTMGDVELVLRFFAYRQRMNLQRGSLESYLDFFLGKGNYFSIEVLGKFEEIFIESIKLAYELFGEKAFFLYRKRITGWGWFERATTVVYDPMMSSLSERLDDKDKLISKKLAINESIKDFYKDNQEFFEGRNTNQSALEERDSKFDEFFDGFI from the coding sequence ATGAGTCTTTTCGATGGCGAAAAAATTGGAACGAATACCCTTGTCAGTCAGATAACTAAAATGACTGACGAAGAGATTAATGCAAAGTATCGCGACGGTGAGATAAGAATCGTTACAGAGCAGGCCAGGTATCCGCTGAACACAATATCGTCGATGGTTCATAGCGAAAGTTATAAGATGAATCCCGAATACCAAAGGCGGCATCGATGGACAAATGAAAAAAGATCATCATTGATAGAGTCTTTAATAATGAACGTACCAATTCCACCAATTTTTCTTTATGAGTATGAATACTCCTCATATGAAGTTATGGATGGACTGCAAAGATTAACGGCTATTTCATCGTTTTACGACGATGACTTCTGTCTCGAAGGATTAACCAGATGGCCAGAACTAAATGGGAAAAAGTACAGCGAACTCCCGAAGCTCATCAAACAGGGGGTCGATCGGAGGTACATATCTTCGATTATACTTTTACATGAAACTGCAAAAACCAGTGAGGAAGCAGAAAATCTTAAACAGATGGTTTTCGACAGAATAAATAGTGGAGGTGAGAAGCTAACGGCTCAAGAAAAAAGAAATGCGAATTTTGACGGTCGATTAAATCGACTTTGTATAAAGTTATCAGAAAATAATGACCTTTGTAAAACTTGGGGAATACCGTTAGAAGATGGCAATCCGGACAAAATACATTCTAAAAGAGCAGAAAACAAACTCTTTAAAACAATGGGTGATGTTGAATTAGTACTCAGATTCTTTGCATATAGACAAAGAATGAATCTGCAGAGGGGATCATTAGAGTCGTATTTAGATTTTTTTCTTGGAAAGGGTAACTATTTTTCTATCGAAGTGTTGGGAAAATTTGAAGAGATATTCATTGAAAGCATTAAGCTAGCTTACGAATTGTTCGGAGAAAAGGCGTTCTTCCTTTACAGAAAACGAATAACTGGTTGGGGTTGGTTCGAAAGAGCCACCACTGTAGTTTATGATCCGATGATGAGTTCTTTAAGCGAAAGACTGGATGATAAAGATAAACTTATAAGTAAAAAATTAGCGATCAACGAATCTATTAAGGATTTTTATAAAGATAATCAAGAGTTTTTTGAAGGAAGAAATACAAATCAGTCCGCACTTGAAGAAAGAGACTCGAAATTTGATGAATTCTTCGATGGGTTTATTTGA
- a CDS encoding DUF6088 family protein, which produces MSTSEKIAHRLRNMRRGAPFSISQFHELDTAASVQKSLSRLAQEGVIERVSKGIYVRPKALASMPSIKITPSAEQIAKKWAQQNGYTLVRQGIESAYRLGLQTQAPVKTVFWSNGASRTFSVGNDIVEVRHVTESKLRWKSRPEGELLRSFTVTPANSVKLSELKKALTRLKLSEAESRSAIKKLKATPLPEGWHVKLEQFEKEMMV; this is translated from the coding sequence ATGTCTACATCAGAGAAAATAGCCCATCGATTGCGAAACATGAGGCGGGGCGCCCCGTTTTCCATCAGTCAGTTCCACGAACTGGACACCGCTGCGTCTGTGCAAAAATCGCTGAGCAGGCTTGCGCAGGAAGGCGTGATTGAACGAGTATCCAAAGGCATTTATGTGCGCCCAAAAGCCCTGGCCAGCATGCCATCGATCAAAATTACGCCAAGCGCAGAACAGATAGCCAAAAAATGGGCTCAGCAGAACGGCTACACACTGGTAAGGCAGGGCATCGAGTCCGCCTATCGACTTGGCCTTCAGACACAGGCCCCCGTCAAAACCGTGTTTTGGAGTAACGGCGCCAGCAGAACGTTTTCAGTTGGCAATGACATTGTTGAAGTGCGACACGTAACAGAATCAAAGCTGCGGTGGAAATCACGCCCTGAAGGCGAGTTGCTGCGAAGCTTCACCGTCACCCCAGCCAATTCCGTGAAACTCAGCGAATTGAAAAAGGCACTGACCAGGCTGAAGCTTTCCGAAGCAGAAAGCCGCTCGGCAATCAAAAAGCTCAAGGCGACGCCTCTGCCTGAAGGATGGCACGTCAAATTGGAGCAGTTTGAAAAGGAAATGATGGTTTGA
- a CDS encoding M48 family metallopeptidase: MELQVDDLTFEVRHSARRKTLEIIVDRGGDLVLAAPKGIEEHLLKDFVQEKKFWIYQKLAEKAELLKPQPRKEYVNGEGFLYLGRSYRLKLVEDQRTPLKLTAGRFCLRKDLQTEARFHFIYWYSTKAQIYLNDKVQALAARMGVDPAGVKIQDLGYRWGSCGKGNRLYFNWKTILLPREIVEYVVVHELTHLHEPHHTNQFWKRVERVMPDYERRKSWLAKNGIEVEGVD; the protein is encoded by the coding sequence ATGGAATTACAGGTGGATGACCTGACCTTCGAGGTACGCCATAGCGCCCGGCGCAAAACGCTGGAGATCATTGTGGACCGCGGCGGCGACCTGGTGCTTGCGGCCCCCAAGGGCATCGAAGAACATCTGCTCAAGGACTTTGTTCAGGAGAAAAAATTCTGGATCTACCAGAAACTGGCCGAGAAAGCCGAGCTGCTTAAGCCCCAGCCTCGCAAAGAGTACGTGAATGGCGAAGGATTTCTGTATCTGGGCCGGAGCTATCGGTTGAAGCTGGTAGAAGATCAACGAACACCACTCAAACTGACGGCTGGACGATTCTGCCTGCGAAAAGACCTGCAGACTGAAGCGAGATTCCACTTTATTTACTGGTATAGCACCAAGGCACAGATTTACCTGAACGATAAAGTCCAGGCCCTAGCTGCGCGCATGGGCGTTGACCCTGCTGGTGTCAAAATTCAGGATCTGGGCTACCGCTGGGGTTCGTGTGGCAAGGGCAACCGTCTTTACTTCAACTGGAAGACGATCCTGTTGCCAAGAGAGATCGTTGAATATGTGGTGGTGCATGAACTAACGCATTTGCATGAGCCACATCACACAAACCAGTTCTGGAAGCGGGTTGAGCGGGTTATGCCGGATTATGAGCGGCGGAAGAGCTGGTTGGCTAAGAATGGGATAGAGGTGGAGGGGGTTGATTGA
- a CDS encoding type I restriction endonuclease subunit R, with translation MPGPEFTEVEFPFIQQLEQEGWNYIEGSLDFPSVTYRETFVQVIMEPLLRERLLAINTRNGEPWLDERRLDQAVSAITRLPANKIIEANQLATELLHGGITVEGLPDWDGGRGQTVHFVDWATSKNNTFTVVNQFKVKCPPGHDGWKGHVIPDLVLFVNGIPLVVIECKNRTIPEGIPEAVDQLRRYYDQRHQDLEVEEHEGAPALFFTNQFMVASNFDDARVGTIGAGFSHYLNWKTVTPRSEEDVAESLGVASLSSQQRLISGMLPPANLLDIVRHFTLFMTMGGQTIKLVCRYQQYRAVKRAVQRLKTGKTRSEDGEHDRRGGIIWHTQGSGKSLTMVFLVLKLRTDPELRRFKVVVITDRKDLQDQLSDTATLTGETVKIASNTGKLKSLLGQPGPGLIFGTIQKYREHESASSAYPPPKKERGLELNRRDAAEEPDDEPRNPISSRPLGLLNESPDILVMIDEAHRTQAGDLHANLLQAVPNAARIGFTGTPIIMGKKKQTSEIFGEYIDRYTIKEAENDGATVPILYEGRTAEGAVKDGANLDDLFEDLFKERTKEELELIKKKYATKGQIFEAPRLIEEKAADILRHYVTNILPNGFKAQLVAYSRRAAIRYLEALKQAKSKLLEEAMALPHEDKNIAETELITRPPRIKAAIKAWQYRELLQQLEFAVVFSSSNNDDSGWAQWSDRAEIEQNIKRFKKPLFHKDPDKCDPLSFLIVKSMLLTGFDAPIAGVMYLDRPIREAELLQAVARVNRTGFGKRCGIVVDYYGVANHLKEALAAYSDEDIEGALRSLKDEIPLLRDRHLRVVDVLRKQGVDSLADAEEAVTALGDERLRAEFIVKLKEFSRTLDDVLPRPEALEFVNDAKQLAYIHALARNRYKDSPELGKDVGNKVRKLIDDYMISLGINPKIPPVQLTDTHFDQHINRQVSDRAKASEMEHAVRSHVRKHLDEDPVKYTKLSERLKEILEQMDGLWEEQVDALSSLIRKLQADEAADDETPTGLSPHYLPFLRLMTETKLGDSATPDFGEQENLEQATVSAVQIITEELRIPDFWKPSHLPDQERLRGRLFEELFELDLFPANQLDGLLDKLIDLAKANHSKLVNA, from the coding sequence ATGCCTGGCCCGGAATTTACCGAAGTTGAGTTCCCCTTTATTCAGCAACTGGAGCAAGAAGGCTGGAATTACATCGAGGGCTCCCTGGACTTCCCGTCCGTTACCTATCGTGAAACCTTTGTTCAGGTCATCATGGAGCCACTGCTGCGTGAGCGGCTGCTGGCCATCAACACCCGAAACGGCGAGCCCTGGCTGGATGAAAGACGTCTCGATCAGGCCGTATCCGCGATTACTCGCCTTCCCGCCAACAAAATAATAGAAGCCAACCAACTGGCAACCGAACTGCTTCACGGCGGCATCACGGTGGAGGGCCTGCCAGACTGGGATGGTGGTCGAGGGCAAACCGTCCACTTTGTTGATTGGGCTACCTCTAAGAATAACACCTTTACCGTGGTGAATCAGTTCAAGGTCAAATGCCCGCCAGGGCATGATGGCTGGAAGGGGCACGTCATTCCGGATCTGGTTCTGTTTGTGAATGGCATTCCCCTGGTGGTCATCGAGTGCAAAAACCGAACGATTCCCGAGGGCATTCCGGAGGCGGTGGATCAGCTACGCCGCTATTACGATCAGCGTCATCAGGATCTTGAGGTCGAGGAACACGAAGGCGCCCCCGCCCTGTTCTTCACCAACCAGTTTATGGTGGCTTCCAATTTTGATGATGCCCGGGTTGGAACCATTGGCGCCGGGTTCAGCCATTACCTGAACTGGAAGACCGTGACACCTCGCTCCGAAGAGGACGTTGCCGAATCACTGGGCGTTGCCTCGCTCTCCTCTCAGCAAAGACTGATTTCGGGAATGCTGCCCCCCGCCAACCTGCTGGACATCGTCCGTCACTTTACGTTGTTCATGACCATGGGCGGGCAAACCATCAAACTGGTGTGCCGATATCAGCAGTATCGGGCCGTCAAACGGGCTGTTCAGCGCCTGAAAACCGGTAAAACCCGGTCTGAAGATGGTGAGCACGACCGGCGAGGCGGGATTATCTGGCATACCCAGGGCAGCGGTAAAAGCCTGACGATGGTATTTCTGGTTCTCAAACTCAGAACCGACCCTGAACTGCGCCGATTCAAAGTCGTCGTGATCACGGATCGGAAGGATCTACAGGATCAGTTATCGGACACAGCGACGCTGACCGGGGAAACCGTCAAGATCGCCAGCAACACCGGCAAACTGAAATCGTTGCTGGGCCAGCCCGGGCCAGGGCTTATTTTTGGAACCATCCAGAAATACCGGGAACACGAGAGTGCGTCTTCAGCTTACCCTCCTCCGAAGAAGGAACGCGGGCTGGAGCTCAATCGTCGCGATGCGGCAGAAGAGCCTGACGACGAACCCAGGAACCCTATCTCCTCACGCCCCTTGGGATTGCTTAATGAAAGCCCGGATATTCTGGTGATGATTGACGAGGCTCACCGAACACAGGCCGGTGACCTGCACGCCAACCTTTTACAGGCTGTGCCCAACGCTGCGCGAATTGGCTTCACAGGCACGCCCATCATCATGGGCAAGAAAAAGCAGACCAGCGAGATTTTTGGCGAATACATTGACCGCTACACCATCAAGGAAGCGGAAAACGATGGCGCCACGGTTCCAATCCTTTACGAAGGCAGAACGGCAGAAGGCGCCGTAAAGGACGGCGCAAACCTCGATGACTTGTTCGAGGATTTGTTCAAAGAACGCACCAAGGAAGAACTGGAGCTGATCAAGAAGAAATACGCTACCAAGGGCCAGATCTTTGAGGCGCCTCGCCTGATTGAAGAAAAGGCGGCTGATATCCTCCGCCACTACGTCACTAACATCCTCCCCAATGGCTTCAAAGCCCAACTGGTTGCCTATAGCCGACGAGCAGCTATCCGCTACCTGGAAGCGCTCAAACAAGCCAAGTCGAAACTTCTCGAGGAGGCCATGGCGTTACCTCATGAAGACAAGAACATTGCCGAAACCGAGCTGATTACCCGCCCGCCTCGAATCAAGGCAGCCATTAAGGCTTGGCAATATCGTGAATTACTTCAGCAGCTTGAGTTTGCCGTGGTGTTCAGCAGCAGCAACAATGATGACAGCGGCTGGGCCCAGTGGAGTGATCGGGCGGAGATTGAGCAGAACATCAAACGATTCAAGAAACCGCTGTTTCACAAAGACCCGGACAAGTGCGACCCGCTCAGTTTCCTGATTGTAAAGTCCATGCTGCTGACCGGTTTCGATGCGCCCATAGCGGGCGTCATGTATCTGGACCGCCCGATTCGAGAGGCCGAACTGCTGCAAGCTGTTGCCCGGGTAAACCGCACAGGCTTCGGGAAACGCTGCGGTATTGTGGTGGACTACTATGGCGTCGCAAACCACCTTAAAGAAGCGCTGGCGGCATACAGTGATGAAGATATAGAGGGTGCGCTCCGGAGCCTGAAAGATGAAATTCCGTTGTTACGGGATCGTCACCTCAGGGTTGTTGATGTGCTGCGAAAACAAGGCGTCGACAGCCTCGCTGATGCTGAGGAAGCCGTTACTGCTTTAGGCGACGAGCGACTGCGAGCCGAGTTCATCGTGAAGCTGAAGGAGTTCAGCCGAACACTGGATGATGTCCTACCCCGCCCGGAAGCGCTGGAGTTCGTGAATGATGCCAAACAACTGGCCTACATTCATGCCCTGGCGCGGAATCGCTACAAGGACAGCCCGGAGTTAGGCAAAGACGTTGGCAACAAAGTCCGCAAGCTGATCGATGACTACATGATCTCACTGGGCATCAATCCCAAGATTCCGCCGGTGCAGTTGACGGACACCCACTTCGACCAACACATAAACCGGCAAGTCAGCGATCGAGCTAAAGCGTCAGAAATGGAGCATGCGGTTCGCTCTCATGTGCGTAAACACCTAGATGAAGATCCGGTAAAATATACCAAACTCAGCGAGCGTCTGAAGGAAATCCTGGAGCAGATGGACGGGCTCTGGGAGGAGCAGGTGGACGCCCTCTCCAGCTTGATTAGAAAACTACAGGCCGACGAAGCAGCGGATGACGAAACACCTACAGGCCTTTCACCCCACTATCTACCGTTCCTGCGTTTAATGACGGAGACCAAACTGGGCGATTCAGCGACGCCTGATTTTGGGGAGCAGGAAAACCTGGAGCAAGCGACAGTATCAGCCGTCCAGATCATCACTGAAGAACTGCGTATTCCGGACTTCTGGAAACCCTCCCACCTACCAGACCAGGAGCGCCTGAGAGGCCGACTGTTTGAAGAATTGTTCGAGCTCGACCTTTTCCCAGCCAATCAACTCGATGGTCTTCTGGACAAACTTATTGATCTGGCCAAAGCGAATCACAGCAAGCTGGTGAATGCGTGA